In a genomic window of Meriones unguiculatus strain TT.TT164.6M chromosome 8, Bangor_MerUng_6.1, whole genome shotgun sequence:
- the LOC132656029 gene encoding olfactory receptor 1L6-like produces MNNHSSSTSDFILLGLSSNPWMQKPLFAIFFAMYLVTVVGNVLIILAIRSDSRLHTPMYFFLSNLSFMDICFTTVTVPKMLVNLLSETKTISYMGCLIQMYFFMALGNTDSYLLASMAIDRLVAICNPLHYDVVMRPRRCLLMLLGSCTISHLHALFRVLLMSRLSFCASHVIKHFFCDTQPVLKLSCSDTSSSQIVVLTETLAVIVTPFLCILFSYLRIIVTVLRIPSAAGKWKAFSTCGSHLTVVALFYGSIIYVYFRPLSMYSVVKDRVATVMYTVVTPMMNPFIYSLRNKDMKRGLRKLMDKVHL; encoded by the coding sequence ATGaacaaccacagcagcagcacctCAGACTTCATCCTGCTGGGTCTCTCTTCCAATCCCTGGATGCAGAAGCCCCTTTTTGCCATCTTCTTCGCCATGTACCTGGTCACCGTGGTGGGGAATGTGCTCATCATCCTGGCCATCCGCTCTGACTCCAGGCTCCACACCCCCATGTACTTTTTCCTCAGCAACTTGTCATTCATGGATATCTGCTTCACAACAGTCACTGTGCCCAAGATGCTAGTGAACCTGCTCTCAGAGACAAAGACTATCTCCTACATGGGATGTCTCATCCAGATGTATTTCTTTATGGCCTTGGGGAACACTGACAGCTACCTGCTGGCCTCCATGGCCATTGACCGACTGGTGGCCATCTGCAACCCTTTACATTATGATGTGGTGATGAGGCCACGACGCTGCCTCCTCATGCTGCTGGGTTCTTGCACCATCTCCCATCTCCATGCCCTGTTCCGTGTCCTTCTCATGTCTCGCCTCTCATTCTGTGCCTCCCATGTCATTAAGCACTTTTTCTGTGACACCCAGCCTGTGCTGAAGCTGTCCTGCTCTGACACATCCTCCAGCCAGATCGTGGTCTTGACTGAGACCCTGGCTGTCATTGTGACCCCCTTCCTATGCATCCTCTTCTCCTACCTGAGAATCATTGTCACTGTGCTCAGGATCCCCTCTGCAGCTGGAAAGTGGAAAGCCTTCTCTACCTGTGGCTCCCACCTCACTGTAGTGGCCCTGTTCTATGGGAGTATCATCTATGTCTACTTTAGGCCCCTGTCCATGTACTCAGTGGTGAAGGACCGAGTAGCCACTGTTATGTACACAGTAGTGACTCCTATGATGAATCCTTTCATCTATAGCCTGAGGAACAAAGATATGAAGAGAGGTCTGCGGAAGTTAATGGACAAAGTTCACTTATAG